In Acanthopagrus latus isolate v.2019 chromosome 17, fAcaLat1.1, whole genome shotgun sequence, the following are encoded in one genomic region:
- the LOC119005907 gene encoding uncharacterized protein LOC119005907 isoform X2, whose protein sequence is MTHPTDLLSHPRAESCQCLHTQESGDAGLSSNMEHKFSDNYTIRATSVRDKGSNVKPIPKGEQDIFHCTEGKGKVWSHPSVSWYVVGPKFESPNITAEEGFLKSSTAAATQEISPPPAPPTQNNPEKETDEVNPDTTALPRDELVGDVRCTTDAVIYTRGKPEKPKALRQLPRERRRSNRHRKRPAGRNRKMNLLCWMAVSFIFVPVTDGFPGAQRAAGQKTKCYICMDKDRCPKLSNIYDSGNTFLYGATFNQTFPGCSGVTPPGEKKCVVCDDQNNLKIICSEDVGRLEVEHSDGGTIEDISPNCVQEHFYNAHYGLFAAGLFLLVVAALGIFAAGSK, encoded by the exons ATGACCCACCCGACGGATCTTCTATCTCATCCTCGGGCAGAAA GTTGTCAGTGCCTCCACACCCAGGAGAGCGG tGATGCTGGTCTCTCGTCCAACATGGAGCACAAATTCAGCGATAATTACACCATACGTGCTACCTCTGTACGAGATAAAGGCAGCAACGTGAAACCGATTCCTAAGGGGGAACAAGACATCTTTCACTGCACTGAGGGGAAGGGAAAAGTCTGGTCCCACCCATCAGTGTCCTGGTATGTAGTTGGTCCAAAATTTGAATCACCCAATATAACGGCCGAGGAGGGATTCTTAAAATCATCAACTGCAGCTGCGACACAAGAGATCTCGCCCCCACCAGCCCCACCAACACAAAACAACCCAGAGAAGGAAACTGACGAGGTCAATCCTGACACAACTGCCTTGCCACGTGATGAGCTAGTAGGAGACGTTAGATGCACCACGGACGCCGTCATCTACACACGgggaaaaccagaaaaaccAAAAGCTTTGCGACAGCTTccaagagagaggagaagaagcaaCCGTCACCGGAAGAGACCGGCTGGGAGGAACCGGAAAA TGAATCTGCTGTGTTGGATGGCAGTTTCATTCATATTTGTTCCTGTCACTGATGGCTTTCCTG GGGCTCAACGTGCTGCAGGCCAAAAGA CTAAGTGTTACATCTGCATGGACAAGGACAGATGCCCAAAGTTGTCGAACATATACGACTCTGGGAACACATTTCTGTACGGAGCGACTTTCAATCAGACGTTTCCAGGATGCAGTGGAGTCACTCCACCTGGTGAGAAGAAGTGTGTTGTGTGCGATGACCAAAACAACCTCAAAATCATCTGCTCAGAGGACGTTGGCCGACTGGAGGTTGAACATAGTGATGGAGGAACAATTGAAGACATCTCTCCCAACT